In one Achromobacter spanius genomic region, the following are encoded:
- a CDS encoding LysR family transcriptional regulator, with protein MDTPNDTAGAVLDLTLLRTFIEVVDCGGFALAADALALTPSAVSGHIKRLELLAGATLLARTTRSFELTPAGQTLYAYARNIVDLEREARARLSGARLKGRLRIGSSEDFAGAWLAQVLQAFHRAHPDASIELKVGITADLLRLQARGKLDVVFGKQCSRVHDEGELLWEEDLVWAWGEDQPWDPDAPVPLAVFPEPCVYREAAITALAQAGKAWLPAFESGSMAGSLAAAQAGFAVAPVARSQLREGMRALLHEDGMPDLPAARFYAYLRSAESAVQGLVAAVRQTGQRRRFLR; from the coding sequence ATGGACACCCCCAACGACACGGCAGGCGCGGTGCTGGACCTGACCTTGTTGCGCACCTTTATCGAGGTGGTCGATTGCGGCGGGTTTGCGCTGGCCGCCGATGCGCTGGCACTGACGCCGTCAGCGGTCAGCGGCCACATCAAGCGTCTGGAATTGTTGGCAGGCGCCACGCTGCTTGCGCGCACCACACGCAGCTTCGAGCTCACGCCCGCCGGCCAGACGCTGTACGCCTACGCCCGCAACATCGTCGATCTGGAACGCGAAGCGCGCGCCCGGCTGAGCGGCGCGCGGTTGAAAGGCCGCTTGCGGATCGGGTCGTCCGAAGACTTCGCGGGCGCCTGGCTGGCGCAGGTGCTGCAAGCCTTTCATCGGGCGCATCCGGATGCGTCGATCGAACTGAAGGTGGGTATCACCGCCGACCTGCTGCGTCTGCAGGCGCGCGGCAAGCTGGACGTGGTTTTCGGCAAGCAATGTTCGCGCGTGCACGACGAGGGCGAACTGCTGTGGGAAGAGGATTTGGTATGGGCCTGGGGGGAGGATCAGCCCTGGGACCCCGATGCGCCTGTGCCGCTGGCGGTGTTTCCGGAGCCGTGCGTGTACCGCGAAGCGGCCATCACGGCCTTGGCGCAGGCCGGCAAGGCGTGGCTGCCGGCGTTCGAAAGCGGCAGTATGGCGGGCAGCCTGGCCGCGGCGCAGGCGGGCTTTGCGGTGGCGCCGGTTGCCCGCAGCCAGTTGCGCGAGGGCATGCGGGCGTTGTTGCACGAAGACGGCATGCCGGATCTGCCGGCGGCTCGCTTCTACGCCTATCTGCGTTCAGCCGAATCCGCGGTGCAAGGCTTGGTGGCGGCGGTCAGGCAAACCGGACAACGGCGGCGCTTTTTGCGCTGA
- a CDS encoding alpha/beta fold hydrolase, which yields MPAYAQVQTPLLDIAYLEWNPAGSRTAVLVHGWPDSPESWTLVAERLAAHGYRVMCPALRGFGPTRFRHACTPRSGELAALGRDLLDFIDALSLDRPTLVGHDWGARAAANACGLRPDVAAQLILLSVGYGTNDPNQALPLAQARNYWYHWYMATPRGAATVRDDRLAFARIMWDTWSPAGWYAPADFDEAARAFDNPDWADVVLHSYRHRWGHAEGDPVYAADTAQLTPAPVLTAPTLVLHGGADACNHPATSEGKERFFSGAYERLVLDGVGHFPQREAPQAVADAILRFCATPGNDAPPGSPPRNGG from the coding sequence ATGCCCGCCTACGCCCAGGTACAAACGCCCTTGCTGGATATCGCCTATCTGGAATGGAACCCCGCCGGGTCGCGCACCGCCGTGCTGGTGCACGGCTGGCCAGACAGCCCGGAAAGCTGGACCCTGGTTGCGGAACGCTTGGCCGCCCATGGCTACCGCGTAATGTGCCCCGCGCTGCGCGGCTTCGGCCCGACCCGCTTTCGGCACGCCTGCACGCCGCGCAGCGGTGAGCTGGCTGCGTTGGGACGCGATCTGCTGGACTTCATCGACGCGCTGTCCCTGGATCGCCCCACCCTGGTCGGCCACGATTGGGGCGCGCGCGCCGCCGCCAACGCCTGCGGTCTGCGGCCCGACGTGGCGGCGCAACTGATCCTGCTGTCGGTCGGCTACGGCACCAATGACCCCAATCAGGCGCTGCCGCTCGCACAGGCGCGCAATTATTGGTACCACTGGTACATGGCAACCCCCCGAGGCGCAGCCACCGTACGCGACGACCGCCTGGCCTTTGCCCGCATAATGTGGGACACCTGGTCGCCCGCCGGCTGGTATGCCCCCGCCGATTTCGACGAGGCCGCGCGCGCGTTCGACAACCCTGACTGGGCCGACGTCGTGCTGCATTCCTACCGGCACCGCTGGGGGCATGCAGAAGGCGATCCGGTCTACGCGGCCGACACGGCCCAACTCACACCCGCGCCCGTCTTGACGGCGCCAACCCTGGTACTGCACGGGGGCGCCGACGCCTGCAACCACCCCGCCACGTCCGAGGGCAAGGAACGCTTTTTCAGTGGCGCTTACGAACGCCTAGTGCTGGACGGCGTGGGCCATTTCCCGCAGCGGGAGGCCCCGCAGGCCGTGGCCGACGCCATCCTGCGGTTCTGCGCGACACCCGGCAATGACGCCCCGCCGGGCAGCCCGCCACGGAATGGCGGATAA